The genomic stretch CCACCCCCTTTGTGAGGGAGGCCCTGAGCCAGATAAACAAGGCCATCTTGGCCTTGGAGCGGGCCGCCAACCCTCGTCTTACCTTAGAGGCCCTGCTGTTGCGCCTTTCGAGGCTTTAATGGTCGTGGTATTTTGAGAAGCTATGGCCAGCAAAAAAAATCGAAGACGCCATCGTTCCAAAGAACGTCCCTTAAACCACCAAAAGACCGATGAGGCCCGGGAGCTCAAAGGACGAGAGGTTCCCACTGGCAATGGCCTCAGGGTAGCAGAAGTCCGGCTGCGGCCAGATCTGCCCACCACCCACTTTGACGCCAAGGATCTGCTTCTTTCCCCCGGAGATTGGGTTCTGGTAGAGGGCCCTCATGGGCCGGAGGTGGGGCAGGTAGTTCTAGAACCGGTATTCTATCCCGGACTCAAGGGAAGCCTACCCATGGTCCTGCGTCGGGCCTCGGTCAAAGAGATTAACCGTTATCATAAAATCCTGGCCCAGGAAGACCAGGCCTGGGATGTCTGCGAGACTAAGATCCAGGAACTGGGCCTGGAGATGAAGCTGGTCCGGGTAGAACGACTTTTTGACGGTAGCAAGATCATCTTCTATTACACTGCCGACGGCCGGGTGGACTTTCGCCAGCTAGTCAAAGAGCTGGTCCGGGAGCTCAGAAGCCGCATAGAGATGCGCCAGATTGGGGTTCGCCATGAGGCCAAGATGCTGGGTGGCCTTGGCACCTGTGGCCGCGAACTTTGTTGTGCCAGTTTTATTCGGGACTTTGACGCTGTCTCCATCCGGATGGCCAAAGAGCAGAGCCTCCCCTTGAATCCCAACAAGATATCTGGCATCTGTGGTCGCCTGCTCTGTTGTTTGGTTTATGAACATCAGGTTTACGTTGACCTTAAGAAGGAAATGCCCAAATTCGGCAAGAGATATTGCTGCCCCCACGGCGAAGGAAAGGTTATCCGCCACAACATATTTCGACGCACCGTCACCCTTGAACTTCAGGATGGCCGGGAGATCGATGTCCCCATTGAGCAAGTAAAGGCCAAGGAGGAGAGCTGATGTCCTATTACGTGACCACCCCCATCTACTATGTCAACGCCGAACCTCATCTTGGTCATGCCTACACCACGGTGGTAGCCGATGTAGTGGCCCGCTTCTTCCGTTTGGCTGGAGAGGAGGTCTTCTTCCAGACAGGGACCGACGAACACGGTGACAAAATCGTCCAGGCCGCCAAAGAGGCGGGGGTAAGCCCCCAGGAATATGTAGATCGGATGAGTCAGGCCTTCCGGGATCTCTGGCCCAAGCTTTTTATTGAGTACGACAACTTCATCCGCACCACTGAGGAAAGGCACAAGGTGGCCGTAAAGCGCTTCCTGGAAAAGGTCTATGAGGCCGGCGACATCTACTTTGGCGAATACGCAGGGCTTTACTGTTTCGGCTGCGAGCGTTTCCTCACCGAGAAAGAATTGGTCGATGGCCGCTGTCCGGATCACAAGGTGGAGCCCGTTCACCTTAAAGAGGCCAATTATTTCTTTCGCATGGGTCGTTATCAAGAGTGGCTCATTGACCACATCAAAAACAACCCAGAATTCATCACCCCTGAACGCTATCGCAATGAGGTTCTGGCCTTCCTTAAGGATCCCCTTGAGGATCTATGCATCTCTCGCCCCAAAAGCCGGCTCACCTGGGGTATAGAACTCCCCTTTGACGATGGATTTGTCACCTATGTGTGGTTTGACGCCCTTATTAACTATATCTCCGGGCTGGGTTGGCCTGAGGATCAGGATCGCTTTGAACGCTTTTGGCCCCAGGCCCACCACCTGATCGCCAAGGACATCCTCAAACCCCATGGCATCTACTGGCCAACCATGCTCCGGGCTGCCGGTCTCCCCCCTTACAAGGGGCTCCATGTCCATGGTTACTGGAATGTCCAGGA from Thermosulfuriphilus ammonigenes encodes the following:
- a CDS encoding PSP1 domain-containing protein, with the protein product MASKKNRRRHRSKERPLNHQKTDEARELKGREVPTGNGLRVAEVRLRPDLPTTHFDAKDLLLSPGDWVLVEGPHGPEVGQVVLEPVFYPGLKGSLPMVLRRASVKEINRYHKILAQEDQAWDVCETKIQELGLEMKLVRVERLFDGSKIIFYYTADGRVDFRQLVKELVRELRSRIEMRQIGVRHEAKMLGGLGTCGRELCCASFIRDFDAVSIRMAKEQSLPLNPNKISGICGRLLCCLVYEHQVYVDLKKEMPKFGKRYCCPHGEGKVIRHNIFRRTVTLELQDGREIDVPIEQVKAKEES